In Corallincola holothuriorum, a single window of DNA contains:
- a CDS encoding alpha-E domain-containing protein: MLSRVAENIYWMGRYAERADNTARLVKSTYEMMLDLPRTVPVSWSGLLDVLGCWPEKMNHEQVDEAMVMASIIGDKENSCSVISAVGAARQNARNTREMLPQSSWEVLNSCFLYTRANQGMLSNRQGRIRYCQQVQKQSEQFVGIMMNSMDRDLGFSFFRIGQLLERADMITRIIDAKATSLLQLEEDDSFSLDKYRTFFWLNALDSLEATQSFRKLIKRGVRRETVMAFLLEDPRQPRAVMYCLSKVQALLTELPKNADLIESVSSIQSAAVDCSVCELEEVTEKMDVLQRQLANLHDSIGMNYFAFRNN, from the coding sequence ATGTTGTCGAGAGTTGCTGAAAATATTTATTGGATGGGCCGTTACGCCGAGCGTGCAGACAATACCGCACGATTAGTGAAGTCTACCTACGAAATGATGTTGGATCTGCCACGTACCGTCCCCGTGAGTTGGTCAGGTTTACTTGATGTATTGGGCTGTTGGCCTGAAAAAATGAACCATGAGCAAGTTGATGAAGCGATGGTGATGGCGTCGATCATTGGCGATAAAGAGAACAGCTGCTCGGTGATCTCTGCGGTGGGCGCGGCCCGCCAGAATGCGCGTAATACCCGTGAAATGCTGCCACAGTCTAGTTGGGAGGTGCTTAATAGTTGCTTTCTTTATACCCGTGCCAATCAGGGAATGTTGTCCAATCGACAGGGAAGGATCCGTTATTGTCAGCAGGTGCAGAAACAGAGCGAGCAGTTTGTTGGCATTATGATGAACTCGATGGATCGAGACTTGGGTTTTTCATTTTTCCGCATCGGCCAGCTGCTTGAACGTGCCGATATGATCACGCGTATTATCGATGCGAAAGCCACATCGTTGCTGCAGCTGGAAGAGGATGACTCCTTTTCTCTGGATAAATATCGAACATTTTTTTGGTTGAATGCGTTGGATTCACTTGAGGCGACTCAGAGCTTTCGTAAGTTAATTAAGCGCGGCGTTCGGCGAGAAACCGTGATGGCCTTTCTGTTGGAGGATCCACGCCAGCCTCGCGCCGTGATGTACTGTCTCAGCAAGGTTCAGGCGCTGCTTACCGAGCTGCCTAAAAATGCCGATCTGATAGAGAGCGTGAGCAGTATTCAGTCCGCGGCAGTTGATTGTTCCGTGTGCGAATTGGAAGAGGTCACCGAGAAAATGGATGTATTACAGCGGCAGCTCGCAAATTTACATGACTCGATCGGCATGAATTACTTTGCATTTCGCAACAATTAA